The genome window GACGTGGTCGAGCTCCCTCTCGGCGATGCTGCTCGCGACCTCGTCAAACACCGCGGTTGGGATGTCGGCGAGTGAGCTGGCAATAGCGTTGACTAAACTCAGTTCGTACTCGTCATAGGCATTTTTTGACTCGCGCCGTTTCCAGCTGAGTAATTTTTGCTGAATGATCGAGGCGTGGAGTTCGGGAATGACACCGGCATCAATCAGCCCGAGCATCAATTGCCGGTACAGCCCGCCGCGAATGAGCGTGCCGTCGATGTCAAAAACTGCGAATTTCTGCTGCTTCATCGCTTGATTATCTCGTATTTTTAGTTTTCTCGCAATAGCTTACTGCATCATGAGGTAGACGACTTAGCAATTGATAATTCATCGCGTAATTTGACCATGTTTTGGTACACTTCGTCAAAGGTCAGCCCCGATTCGTGGATGAGGCTGGCTAGGTCTTTTCCGACGTAGCGGAAGTGCCAAGCTTCGCTCGCGATACCGGTGATCTTTTCTTTTCCTTTTGGATAGCGCAGAATAAAGCCGTATTCGTGGGCATGAGCGGCCAGCCAGCTGGCGGTTTTTGGATCAAGCGCGCAGTCGCTAAAGCGGGCCTTGCATTTCTCAGAAAAGCTGGTCAAGTCAACCGCTAGGCCGAGCTGGTGTTCGCTGTGGCCGGGTTTGGCGACGTATTCATCGGTGTGGGCGGCGCCGTTTTTGGCGGTGGTTTCAGTGCGGACTTTGGCTTGGGCGGTGCCGGAGCGGTAGGCGCTAGAGACGAGGACCGGTAGCTTGGCCTCAGCCGCGGCTTGGCGCAGTTGCTCGAGTGGCTCTTTGACCATCGGCTGCACGTGCTTATCCTCTATCCAGCTCGGCGTACCATCAGCAATATCAGTCAGCGGCGGCTCAAAGGCTGGGTCGATGCCCTGCTTGCCCGAAACGTACGACCAGATTTTCCCAGTTTGTAAATATTTCCACGACGGAAAGGTCAAGTCGCGATTGGTCCGGTCGAGACGGATGGTGATCGGCTGGAAATTATACAGCGGCGAATGAGCGACCGACTCTGAGGTTCGATTGACGAGCTGCGTGCCGCCATTGATCATCAGTAGTGTCAGTGTCGTCCAGGCTGCCAAAACCATGGCCACGACTGCGCGCCCCACCCCGTGCTTCATTTATTGTGTCCCTCGCTGTTTGAGTTTGGTCATTGCCTCTTCAATATACGACCAAGCCTCCTCCATCGTCAAGCCCGATTGATGTAGAGCGCCCGCTAGTTCCCGCCCAACGTAGCGAAAATGCCACGGCTCGTACTGATAGCCGGTTATTTTTTCCTTACCCTTCGGGTAGCGCAGAATAAAACCGTATTCGTGGGCGTGGGCGGCGAGCCACTTGCTGGCAGTGGTTTGCTCAAAACAGTCCTCCACCCAACAAGCTCGATCGATGCCACCAAAGTCAACGGCCAAGCCCGATTGGTGTTCGCTATGACCGGGGCGTGAACTAAACCGGTTGGCCTTAGCTTCGCCGTGCTGACGAACGTTGCTAGCAAAAAGTGAAGCCTGAGTAGCATAGCTGCGATAGCCTGATCCGACGTAGATGGTGACACCGGCATTACGAGCAGCGGCGATTAATTTCTCGAGATCAGGCATGAGCACGGCGCGGAGCGAGCGCTCATCTTGGCCGCGGCCGGGTAGTGTCGGCGCACTGACGAGGCGGAGGTCGCTGGGCTGGTAACGAGGATTGGCGAAGCTCTGAGATTTATTGACGATTCTCCAGAGGTCGGCGTCATCGGCGCTGTTGACAATGCGGGCGGGAATCGGCGTAGCGTTTGGTAGAGCGATGGTCGGTACGGCTGGTGCTGGAGGTTTCTGGCTGTCGGGGGTCTTTGTCTTGGGTGTTGGCGCGGGCTGCTCTTTGCTGATGGGTTGCTGGGTGGTGTGTGGCGGGTTGAGATGACGGAGGGTGAAATAAGTCGCTACAGCGCTGCTGGTGATGATCAGCACAGCACCAAGGCCAGGGAGTAGATTATTACGTTTTCCTGAGCGCTTGGTGATTTTCATGCCTCAACCTCAATGCTCACCGGGCAGTGGTCGCTGCCCATTTGTTCGGCGTGAATCTCAGGATTTTTGACACGCCCAGCGATTTCGCGCGATGCCAGCCAATAGTCGATCCGCCAGCCGACATTACGCGCCCGGGCGTTGGCCCAGTGCGTCCACCAGGTGTAAGCGTCGGTTTTTTCAGGGAAAGCCGCCCGGAAGGTATCGACAAATCCAGCGTCTAGGTAGTTCTGAAAGCCTTCTCGCTCCTCATCGGTAAAACCATGCTTGCCGACATTAGGCTTTGGATTTGCCAGGTCAATTTCTTTATGCGCTACGTTCATGTCGCCGCAGTATAGTACTGGCTTGACTAGCTCCAATTCCTCCAGATAGGCCAGCACTGCCGGATCCCATTGCTCATGGCGTAAATTCAACCGACTTAAATCCCCCTTTGAATTTGGCGTATAACACGTCACCACCCAGAAATCGTCGAACTCGGCAGTGATGATGCGCCCCTCGTCTGCCGGATTGCCGTATTGATCGCCGGTCAAATTAAACCGCTCGATGATAGCCGGCGGCAACCCATCGCGCCAGTGCAGCGGCCGGATTTTCGACAAAATCGCCGTGCCGGAATAACCTTTTTTGGCGGCTGAATAGAAATGTTCGTGATACTCTGGCAGATTAATTTCTACCTGGTCGCGGGCGGCCTTGGTCTCTTGGAGGCATACAATATCCGGATCATAGGTTTGCAGGAAGCGGGCAAACTCGCCCTTGTTGATGACAGCGCGGATACCATTGACGTTCCAGGAAAATAATCGCATTCTTGTATTATACAACGAATTATCATGGTATAATTGCTAAATATGACTAAAAAGACATCCCGAATCGTGGTCAATATGATTTCGGAAAGTGAGTTTACGGTCCAAGGACATGGTGTACATACAGCTTATAAGGAGATTACTGGTGCCTTGGAAAAACAGCCTGCTATTGATATTGCCATTAACACTAATCGATCGGCAGATATAGTTCATGTCCAGACAGTGGGTATGTATGCATTGGGACGGTTACTGCGCAAAAACGGTAAAAAAATTGTTTCAGCACACTTGGTACCAGATAGCTTCATTGGATCATTGAGGGCGGCCAAATACTGGAAGCCAGTTGGTAAATTGTGGCTAAAGTTCTTCTACAGCCGGGCCGACCTTGTGTTGGCCTGTTCCAAGATGGTACATGATGAGCTGGTTCA of Candidatus Nanosynbacter lyticus contains these proteins:
- a CDS encoding M15 family metallopeptidase; the protein is MKHGVGRAVVAMVLAAWTTLTLLMINGGTQLVNRTSESVAHSPLYNFQPITIRLDRTNRDLTFPSWKYLQTGKIWSYVSGKQGIDPAFEPPLTDIADGTPSWIEDKHVQPMVKEPLEQLRQAAAEAKLPVLVSSAYRSGTAQAKVRTETTAKNGAAHTDEYVAKPGHSEHQLGLAVDLTSFSEKCKARFSDCALDPKTASWLAAHAHEYGFILRYPKGKEKITGIASEAWHFRYVGKDLASLIHESGLTFDEVYQNMVKLRDELSIAKSSTS
- a CDS encoding D-alanyl-D-alanine carboxypeptidase family protein, which codes for MKITKRSGKRNNLLPGLGAVLIITSSAVATYFTLRHLNPPHTTQQPISKEQPAPTPKTKTPDSQKPPAPAVPTIALPNATPIPARIVNSADDADLWRIVNKSQSFANPRYQPSDLRLVSAPTLPGRGQDERSLRAVLMPDLEKLIAAARNAGVTIYVGSGYRSYATQASLFASNVRQHGEAKANRFSSRPGHSEHQSGLAVDFGGIDRACWVEDCFEQTTASKWLAAHAHEYGFILRYPKGKEKITGYQYEPWHFRYVGRELAGALHQSGLTMEEAWSYIEEAMTKLKQRGTQ
- a CDS encoding exodeoxyribonuclease III — encoded protein: MRLFSWNVNGIRAVINKGEFARFLQTYDPDIVCLQETKAARDQVEINLPEYHEHFYSAAKKGYSGTAILSKIRPLHWRDGLPPAIIERFNLTGDQYGNPADEGRIITAEFDDFWVVTCYTPNSKGDLSRLNLRHEQWDPAVLAYLEELELVKPVLYCGDMNVAHKEIDLANPKPNVGKHGFTDEEREGFQNYLDAGFVDTFRAAFPEKTDAYTWWTHWANARARNVGWRIDYWLASREIAGRVKNPEIHAEQMGSDHCPVSIEVEA